The genomic segment TACCGGCCGGCGCCTGACGCACAGCGTGTAGGATGTGTTCCGTCGATCCGCAGTCGTCTGCCGCCTGGACGACGTCCCAGGTGCACTCTGGATGCACGATCACGCGCGCCTGCGGGTACCGCTTCCGAATGTTCTGAATCTGCGCGACGGTAAACCTCGTGTGAACCGAGCAGTGGCCCTTCCAGAGGAAGAGTCGCGCCCTAGCTGCCTCGTCGCGCGCAAGACCGCCCCAAGGCTCGTTGGGGTCCCACACGACCATCTCGTCGAGCGGCGCCCCCATTTTGTAGGCGGTGTTTCTTCCAAGGTGCTGATCAGGGAGGAACAGGACGCGCGCGGCCTGTTCCCACGCCCAGCGCAACGCCGCGCCCGCATTGCTCGAGGTGCAGATCACGCCGCCGCGCTCACCAACGAACGCCTTGATGGCCGCCGAGGAGTTGATGTACGTGACGGGGACCAGATCGTCGATGCCCAGCTCGCTGAGCTCCCGCCAGCACACCTCGAGCTGGTCGATCTCGGCCATGTCGGCCATCGAGCAGCCGGCAGCAAGATCCGGAAGCGTTACCCGTTGATGCGGCGCCGCCAGGATGTCTGCGCTCTCCGCCATGAAATGCACACCGCAAAAAACGATGAACTCGGCCGCCTGACGGCTGGCGGCTTCGCGCGAGAGCTTGAGAGAATCGCCGGTCACGTCAGCGAACTTGATCACCTCATCTCGCTGATAGTGGTGCCCCAGGATAACGAGACGGTCACCGAGCGCCGCCCTCGCCGCAGCGATGCGGGAGTCCATCTCGGCAGGTGACAGGCTCAGATATTCTTCCGGCAGCGACTGCCGCTCGCGGATCTGCGCGTTCTCGTAATCGGTGAGCAGTTTGACGTCCACCCGACGCTCTCCTGCAATTGCCCACCCCTCCAGCCTCCTTGGCTTAGGGGTCAATCATCCATCTTAACGCCGAGGCGGGTGAAAAGGAACCGGGTACCCTTTTCCCCTTACAATTGGCACACCTACCGGTTGCGAGCGCTTGCCGTCACGGTCTCGGGGCCACCTGCGATCTGACGAGCTTCGGTTTGTCCTTGAAGGAGGATCCGTATGTCACGACACCTCATACTGGTGTGGCTGGCCACTCCGTTGTTCCTGCTCGTGCCTGCAGCAGGGCTGGCACAGCTCGATCAAGGTCGGCTCGTCGGAACCGTCAGAGACACGCAAGGCGCCGTCCTTGCGGGTGTTACCGTCACAGCCACGTCTCCGGCGCTGATCGGGGCACAGGCTACGGTCTCAGAGCTCGATGGGACCTATCGCTTCGCCGCCCTGCCGCCAGGCAGGTATACGGTGGCCTTCGAGCTCTCCGGCTTCACCACTGTTCAACGCGAGAACATCGTGCTGGCGCTTGGCCAGACCTTGACGGTCGATCAGCAGCTCGACGTGGCGTCGCTCGAAGAAACAGTGACCGTGTCGAGCGAATCGCCGGTGGTCGACCTCCAATCCACGAAGGTCGGCGTGGAGTTCACCGCTCAGAAGCTGGCGGCGATTCCCTCGGCAACCGACGTCTGGGCCGTGCTTGGACAGGCGCCGGGCGTACGCATGCTCGGCTTCGACGTGGGCGGCAGCCACAAGAGCCAGCAGCTCGGGTACGAGAGCTTCGGTATCCGCGGCCAGAATCGTGTGGTCACCGAGGGCGTGGACACGACCGAGGGCGACAACGCCGCGGGCTTCTACCAGGACTTCTTCGCGCACGAGGAAATGTCGGTCAGCGCCTCCGGCGCAGACGTCTCCATGAACACGCCAGGCTCGGCCGTCGTGACCAACATCAAGAGCGGCGGCAACACCTTCAGCTCGCTCAATCAGATCACCTACGAGGGGAGGCGGTTCGTCGACAACAACATCGACGACCGGACGCAGGCGCGAGACTTCACGGGGCAACCCAACCTCAAATTCTGGGAGGGACATACCGATCTTGGCGGGCCCATCGAGCGCGATCGCGCGTGGTTCTATGGCGCCTACAACCACTTCACCATCGACAAGGCGATCTCCGGCGTCGAGCCAGAATTCACGGATCTGGCAATCTTCGACAACGTCACCGTGAAAGGAACCTTCCGCGCCAGCCAGAAGGACACGCTCATCGGCTACTACCAGTGGGGCCGCAAGTACAAGCCGACGCGCGGTCTCTCTGCGACCATTGGCCCGGACTCCATCCTGGCGCAGGACAGCCGATCCTGGATGTACAACGGTCAGCATCAACGCGTGTGGACCAATCGCCTG from the Luteitalea sp. genome contains:
- the nadA gene encoding quinolinate synthase NadA, which codes for MDSRIAAARAALGDRLVILGHHYQRDEVIKFADVTGDSLKLSREAASRQAAEFIVFCGVHFMAESADILAAPHQRVTLPDLAAGCSMADMAEIDQLEVCWRELSELGIDDLVPVTYINSSAAIKAFVGERGGVICTSSNAGAALRWAWEQAARVLFLPDQHLGRNTAYKMGAPLDEMVVWDPNEPWGGLARDEAARARLFLWKGHCSVHTRFTVAQIQNIRKRYPQARVIVHPECTWDVVQAADDCGSTEHILHAVRQAPAGTIWAVGTEIHLVNRLAREVAPEQTVVTLDQFGCLCSTMFRVSPNHLLWCLDSLLQGTVKNHIVVPEPTKHWARVALDRMLAIH